The following are encoded in a window of uncultured Sphaerochaeta sp. genomic DNA:
- a CDS encoding FadR/GntR family transcriptional regulator: MPEVDCLADLFASRYDSPMQSLKKERVSIMVTDAIKEIIKEEHLKPGDKLYSEKELVKKLEVSRSSIREALRMLEVSGVVKVYQGKGVFVSDPSEQSHPVKNWVVENAEALREHFEVRLLIEPHAASLACRFAEQKDLEALQSCYDTFVEKVKTGDVIESISSDSAFHLAIAKATKNRTLAVLMRTMDQTLNEGWYASLHAPGRLESSIEEHGRLLQAILNHDQKEASQAMEDHLRNALKDIQHYFGTF, from the coding sequence ATGCCAGAGGTGGATTGTCTTGCAGATTTATTCGCTTCACGATACGATAGCCCCATGCAGTCCCTGAAAAAAGAACGTGTATCGATCATGGTTACCGATGCAATTAAAGAGATTATCAAAGAGGAGCACCTCAAACCTGGGGATAAGCTCTACAGTGAAAAAGAGCTCGTAAAAAAGCTTGAGGTAAGTCGGTCTTCAATTCGTGAAGCACTAAGGATGCTTGAAGTATCCGGAGTGGTGAAGGTATATCAGGGAAAAGGGGTGTTTGTCAGTGATCCTTCCGAGCAATCCCACCCGGTGAAGAACTGGGTAGTGGAAAATGCAGAGGCACTGCGGGAACACTTTGAGGTAAGGCTTTTGATTGAGCCTCATGCTGCATCCCTTGCATGTCGATTTGCTGAACAAAAAGATTTGGAAGCACTTCAATCCTGTTATGATACGTTTGTTGAAAAAGTAAAAACCGGGGATGTTATTGAATCCATAAGCAGTGACAGTGCCTTTCACCTTGCTATTGCAAAGGCAACCAAGAATCGTACCTTGGCTGTCTTGATGAGGACGATGGATCAGACGCTTAATGAAGGTTGGTATGCCAGTCTTCATGCACCTGGACGACTGGAATCATCCATTGAAGAACACGGGCGTCTGCTTCAGGCCATCCTCAATCATGACCAGAAAGAAGCATCCCAGGCAATGGAAGACCACCTGAGAAATGCCTTGAAGGACATCCAACACTATTTCGGAACTTTCTAA
- a CDS encoding proline--tRNA ligase: MRMSKLFSKTLREAPNGADSKGYEYLLRAGFIRQLGAGIFTLLPFGFSATKKIEQVIREEMNAIGGQEILMPLVNPADIWKETGRFYSIDREMSRFNDRGGRDMVLAMTHEEAVTDLARGEIDSYKRLPLLVYQIQTKWRDDPRPRAGLIRVREFTMKDSYSFDIDQEGLDKQYAEHYKAYFRIFSRCGLPVIVVGADSGMMGGKISHEYMYLSPIGEDTIITCPACHYTANRQVATFRKTYYSEEMKETEKVLTPDCKTIEELAAFLKIEKHQTAKAVFLVGTFINDTNGEEEEKLIVGIIRGDLEVEENKLQNAVKANSLRPAHPEEITAKKMVPGYGSAIGCADDVLVVVDDSVAKSNNLVAGANEEGYHLLNTNYGRDYQGEVADIASASGGHACPECGEPLVASKGVEVGNIFQLNTRYSESMNCTYQDENGVRRPVIMGSYGIGVGRLLACLAENYSDEKGLSLPISVAPMQVHLVSLVKDAQVAETIYQSLTQAGVEVLYDDRKESAGVKFADADLIGLPIRITLGNRSLKEGKVEVKLRSNLEESFSFGVDTVVEETLSLIAKLKDELASQIVETEWQKN, encoded by the coding sequence ATGAGGATGTCCAAACTCTTTTCCAAAACCCTGAGAGAAGCCCCAAACGGTGCTGACAGCAAGGGGTATGAATATCTGCTGCGAGCAGGCTTTATCCGCCAGTTGGGAGCTGGCATCTTCACCTTGCTCCCCTTTGGGTTCAGTGCGACCAAGAAGATAGAACAAGTCATTCGTGAAGAGATGAATGCAATCGGGGGACAAGAGATCCTGATGCCGCTGGTCAATCCTGCGGATATCTGGAAGGAAACCGGCCGATTCTACAGCATCGACCGAGAGATGAGTAGGTTCAATGACCGCGGGGGAAGGGATATGGTCCTTGCCATGACCCATGAGGAAGCTGTAACCGATCTCGCCCGTGGAGAGATTGACAGCTATAAGCGGCTTCCCCTGCTTGTGTATCAGATCCAGACCAAGTGGAGGGATGATCCCCGTCCTCGTGCAGGTCTTATCAGGGTAAGAGAGTTCACCATGAAGGACAGCTACTCCTTCGATATTGACCAGGAAGGGCTGGATAAACAGTATGCTGAACATTATAAAGCCTACTTCAGGATTTTCAGTCGTTGTGGCTTACCCGTTATCGTCGTAGGTGCAGACAGCGGCATGATGGGTGGCAAAATCAGCCACGAATATATGTACCTCTCACCCATTGGCGAGGACACCATCATTACCTGTCCTGCGTGCCATTATACAGCAAACCGCCAGGTGGCTACCTTCAGGAAAACCTACTACAGCGAGGAAATGAAAGAAACAGAAAAGGTGCTTACCCCTGATTGCAAGACCATCGAAGAGCTTGCTGCATTCCTCAAGATAGAGAAACACCAGACGGCTAAGGCAGTATTCCTGGTAGGGACCTTCATCAATGATACCAACGGGGAGGAAGAGGAAAAACTCATTGTTGGCATCATCAGAGGGGACCTGGAGGTAGAAGAGAACAAACTTCAGAATGCAGTCAAGGCAAACTCCCTCAGGCCAGCCCACCCAGAGGAAATTACTGCAAAGAAGATGGTTCCCGGCTATGGTTCAGCCATTGGTTGCGCGGATGATGTTCTTGTGGTGGTTGATGATTCAGTGGCAAAAAGCAACAACCTGGTCGCTGGTGCAAATGAAGAGGGATATCACCTGCTTAATACCAACTATGGCAGGGACTACCAGGGAGAAGTTGCTGATATTGCAAGTGCAAGCGGCGGCCATGCCTGTCCTGAATGCGGAGAACCCCTGGTTGCCTCGAAGGGCGTGGAAGTAGGTAACATCTTCCAGTTGAACACCCGATACAGTGAGAGCATGAACTGTACTTACCAAGATGAGAACGGTGTCCGCCGACCTGTGATCATGGGGTCCTATGGTATCGGAGTTGGACGTCTGCTTGCCTGTCTTGCAGAGAACTACAGTGATGAGAAGGGACTCAGCTTACCAATCAGCGTTGCTCCAATGCAGGTCCACTTGGTGAGCCTGGTAAAGGACGCCCAAGTAGCCGAAACCATCTATCAGTCACTCACCCAGGCAGGTGTTGAGGTTCTCTATGATGACCGAAAGGAGTCTGCTGGTGTAAAGTTTGCTGATGCCGATCTTATCGGCCTCCCGATTCGCATCACCTTGGGAAACCGATCCCTGAAGGAAGGAAAGGTGGAGGTGAAACTCAGAAGCAATCTTGAAGAGTCTTTCTCCTTCGGTGTTGATACCGTAGTAGAGGAAACCCTCAGCCTGATCGCGAAACTCAAGGATGAATTGGCCTCCCAGATTGTAGAAACTGAGTGGCAGAAAAACTAA
- a CDS encoding MBL fold metallo-hydrolase, whose translation MPIEITTLIENTQGEHTGLITEHGLSFLIETGKSSILFDTGRSNAFLKNAKLLRKQLDSVDHVVLSHGHYDHSGGFQSFVQSRADRAFTLHIGQGFFVEKYARFNASYQYLGNDFSQEYIKEQGITHNTITGKTEIALGVWALTHFKRSHAEETIHPRFVLREQAGWVEDRFDDEVLLVVETGKGLVMLVGCSHPGILNMLDSVQQAFNKPVYALLGGTHLVEADSSRTARSIQVFQEKGIEVLGINHCSGAEAINLATEHSSIHFHNGTGSSLILEG comes from the coding sequence ATGCCTATAGAAATAACTACCTTGATCGAAAACACACAGGGTGAACACACCGGCCTGATCACCGAGCATGGGCTCTCGTTCCTGATTGAGACTGGAAAGTCTAGTATTCTATTTGATACAGGACGCAGTAATGCCTTTCTCAAAAATGCCAAACTGTTAAGAAAACAATTGGATAGCGTAGATCATGTGGTGCTCAGTCATGGTCACTATGACCATAGTGGTGGGTTCCAATCATTTGTCCAATCACGGGCAGATAGAGCCTTTACCCTCCATATAGGACAGGGGTTCTTTGTAGAAAAGTATGCACGGTTCAACGCTTCATACCAGTATCTTGGCAATGATTTTAGCCAGGAATACATCAAGGAACAGGGAATCACCCACAATACCATTACCGGAAAAACAGAAATTGCTCTTGGAGTATGGGCGCTTACCCATTTCAAACGAAGTCATGCAGAGGAGACCATTCATCCAAGATTTGTTCTCAGGGAACAAGCTGGTTGGGTTGAAGACCGCTTTGATGACGAGGTGCTGTTGGTAGTTGAGACAGGAAAGGGTCTTGTCATGCTGGTGGGCTGTTCCCATCCAGGGATCCTGAACATGTTGGACTCCGTGCAACAAGCCTTCAACAAGCCGGTATATGCACTGCTGGGAGGGACTCACTTGGTCGAGGCAGATAGTTCAAGGACTGCTCGAAGCATCCAGGTATTCCAGGAGAAGGGAATTGAGGTACTGGGTATCAACCATTGTTCTGGGGCAGAAGCCATCAATCTAGCTACCGAACATTCTTCAATTCACTTCCATAACGGAACGGGTTCTAGCCTTATCCTTGAAGGATAG
- a CDS encoding DUF3842 family protein produces the protein MKQNVQLVVIDGQGGSLGKALVAAIKKTFREVEVLGIGTNSLAASAMLKSGADAIATGENPVIVACRNADLIVGPLGILTSDALHGEITPAMAVAIAQSKAHKILVPISKCNVTIVGIQEAPLSMMIDFTLEEIRRFLDSTLPSR, from the coding sequence ATGAAACAGAACGTACAGCTCGTTGTCATCGACGGTCAAGGTGGAAGCTTGGGAAAAGCGCTTGTTGCGGCAATCAAGAAAACATTCAGAGAGGTGGAAGTACTGGGAATTGGGACCAACAGCCTGGCAGCCAGTGCCATGCTAAAAAGCGGTGCTGATGCAATTGCAACCGGAGAGAATCCTGTCATTGTGGCATGCAGAAATGCTGACCTCATTGTAGGTCCCCTGGGAATCCTTACCTCTGATGCACTCCATGGAGAGATCACTCCAGCAATGGCGGTGGCAATCGCCCAGAGCAAGGCTCACAAGATCCTTGTTCCCATCAGTAAATGCAATGTGACAATTGTAGGAATACAGGAGGCCCCCCTGTCCATGATGATTGACTTCACATTGGAGGAGATCAGGCGTTTCCTTGACAGCACTCTGCCTAGTCGGTAA
- a CDS encoding GntP family permease, whose amino-acid sequence MAGWYLFLVIIVAVVGMVLLISRFKWHPFIVLLLAGYFVGILGGMSVDDLINTLTSGFGSILGSIGIVIIAGTIIGTILEKTGAALTMANSILGLVGKKRAPLTMSLTGYIVSIPVFCDSGFVILSPINRALAAKSGVSLAVMATCLSSGLYATHCLVPPTPGPIIMAGTLNADLGLVILVGLLVSIPVMLVGYLYALKISSKFDIPANPEVSLEELVEKYGKLPNAMRSFAPILLPIILIALKSVADFPSAPFGEGGAKAFFDFIGNPVTALILGVGLAVTLIPKNEGKGTAFSWISDGIHSSASILAITGAGGAFGAVLKTLPIAEVLSGSLMQLNAGLLIPFIIAALLKSAMGASTVAMIVTSAMLAPLMGQLGWTSEIAKVLALLSIGAGSMTVSHANDSYFWVVSQFSDMDTATAYKTQTGVTLVQGVTTITILMIIGLFVL is encoded by the coding sequence ATGGCAGGATGGTATCTATTTCTGGTCATTATTGTCGCAGTTGTAGGAATGGTGCTTCTGATTTCACGATTCAAGTGGCATCCATTCATTGTTCTGTTGCTTGCGGGATACTTTGTTGGAATACTGGGAGGAATGTCTGTTGATGACTTGATCAACACACTCACCAGTGGTTTTGGCTCAATCCTGGGCAGCATCGGTATTGTCATTATTGCTGGTACAATTATTGGTACAATCCTGGAAAAGACCGGTGCAGCATTGACGATGGCAAATTCGATTCTGGGACTGGTAGGAAAGAAACGAGCTCCCCTGACCATGAGCCTGACCGGCTACATTGTCAGTATCCCGGTCTTCTGTGACTCGGGCTTTGTAATCCTTTCCCCCATTAACCGCGCCCTTGCGGCAAAAAGTGGAGTCTCCCTGGCCGTTATGGCAACCTGTCTGAGTTCTGGCCTCTATGCAACACACTGCCTTGTACCACCAACCCCGGGACCGATTATCATGGCTGGTACATTGAATGCAGATTTGGGCTTGGTCATTCTGGTAGGATTGCTAGTTTCCATTCCTGTCATGTTGGTTGGGTACCTCTATGCACTGAAGATTTCCAGCAAGTTCGATATCCCTGCAAACCCGGAGGTTTCTCTGGAAGAGTTGGTTGAAAAGTACGGAAAGCTCCCCAATGCAATGCGTTCATTTGCTCCCATTCTCCTTCCCATCATCCTCATCGCTCTCAAGTCTGTTGCAGATTTTCCCTCTGCACCGTTTGGAGAGGGAGGGGCAAAGGCTTTCTTTGACTTCATTGGTAACCCGGTAACTGCACTTATTCTTGGTGTAGGCCTAGCAGTCACCTTGATACCCAAGAATGAGGGGAAGGGAACTGCTTTCTCCTGGATCAGTGATGGTATCCACAGTTCAGCCAGTATTCTGGCAATAACAGGTGCAGGTGGTGCTTTCGGTGCAGTCCTTAAGACACTCCCGATTGCAGAAGTGCTCTCAGGTAGCTTGATGCAGTTGAATGCAGGTCTTCTTATTCCGTTCATCATTGCAGCACTTCTCAAGAGTGCCATGGGTGCTTCCACTGTTGCCATGATTGTTACCAGTGCCATGCTCGCTCCCTTGATGGGGCAGCTTGGATGGACCAGTGAGATTGCAAAGGTTTTGGCTCTGCTGTCGATCGGAGCAGGTTCCATGACTGTTTCCCATGCGAACGACAGTTACTTCTGGGTTGTATCGCAGTTCTCCGATATGGACACGGCAACGGCATACAAGACCCAAACCGGTGTGACCTTGGTACAGGGTGTGACGACCATCACTATATTGATGATCATCGGACTCTTTGTCCTTTAA
- a CDS encoding class II aldolase/adducin family protein, which translates to METKKYEKYRRQVASFMTRLYDRQLTTASGGNISMRISKDLFCITPSALDKGLLTPDDIAVVTLDGKNLTPKLPLSIETEMHRLILVARPDIQAIVHAHPTYVSAFTAITKDGKSAINTHLIAESYYILEDPAYVEYRLMGTVDLAEQVAASSFDHDVLLLENHGAVALGRTMLEAFDKMELLERAAQMTVITKQMGGGEYEVRELPEPRLKQLMHMKYGSK; encoded by the coding sequence ATGGAAACCAAAAAATATGAAAAATACCGCAGGCAGGTAGCTTCTTTCATGACCCGCCTGTACGATCGACAACTCACCACCGCCAGTGGTGGCAATATTAGCATGCGGATCAGTAAGGATCTTTTTTGCATCACCCCCAGTGCGCTCGACAAAGGATTGCTCACTCCTGATGACATTGCTGTAGTGACCTTGGACGGGAAGAATCTGACACCGAAGCTACCCCTCAGTATCGAAACTGAGATGCATCGCCTGATACTTGTAGCACGTCCAGACATCCAGGCAATTGTACACGCCCATCCAACGTATGTCTCAGCGTTCACTGCCATCACCAAGGATGGAAAGAGTGCCATCAATACACATCTGATCGCAGAGTCATACTATATCCTCGAGGATCCAGCATATGTTGAGTATCGACTGATGGGAACAGTGGACCTTGCCGAGCAGGTTGCTGCCAGCTCATTTGACCATGATGTACTCCTTCTGGAAAACCATGGAGCAGTAGCTCTCGGACGAACGATGCTGGAGGCTTTTGACAAGATGGAGTTGCTTGAGCGTGCAGCGCAGATGACCGTCATCACCAAGCAGATGGGCGGCGGGGAGTATGAGGTGAGGGAATTGCCGGAACCAAGACTGAAACAGCTGATGCACATGAAGTACGGGTCAAAATAA
- a CDS encoding ankyrin repeat domain-containing protein: protein MSKREETLNKKLLAASVSATKVKEVKSLLEQGADIHTQNEWGLTPIMLASQYNSSVNVLKALLEAGADIQEAEPKYRSNALHLAANKSTSPKIIEELLKAGADLNARNYLGETALIMAVNTNPETRVVTALLKAGADINARDYQGHSVLEYAKAAKRTYIINQLKKMGAN, encoded by the coding sequence ATGTCAAAACGAGAAGAGACTCTGAACAAGAAATTGCTGGCGGCATCAGTTTCTGCTACCAAAGTGAAAGAAGTGAAAAGTCTACTTGAGCAGGGTGCAGACATTCATACCCAGAATGAGTGGGGTCTTACTCCCATTATGCTGGCTTCTCAATACAATTCATCAGTAAATGTACTGAAGGCATTGTTGGAAGCAGGGGCAGATATTCAGGAGGCTGAGCCCAAGTATCGCTCAAATGCTCTTCACCTTGCAGCCAACAAGAGTACCAGCCCCAAGATCATCGAAGAATTGCTGAAAGCCGGTGCTGACTTGAATGCGCGAAACTACCTTGGGGAGACTGCCTTGATCATGGCAGTAAACACCAACCCTGAGACACGTGTGGTAACAGCCTTGCTGAAAGCCGGTGCTGATATCAATGCCCGTGATTACCAGGGGCACTCTGTGCTTGAATATGCCAAGGCAGCAAAACGCACCTATATAATCAATCAGTTGAAGAAGATGGGTGCCAACTAA
- a CDS encoding RlmE family RNA methyltransferase, whose product MATSRRDRADSYTKRAHKEGYPARSVYKLEELQQHFNLVKSGDSVLDVGAAPGSWTLYTHRNLIKGKGSIIAVDLNPLNLNPVPPTVTAYVGDAFSKDIREILVQHGPYNAIISDAAPMTMGNRSVDTARSENLAEQVIYLAKDHLKPHGNLVVKIFQGGGQVELLQLMRTLFNKVKPYKPKACRDDSFEIYLVGLDRKDS is encoded by the coding sequence ATGGCAACAAGCAGAAGGGACCGTGCAGACTCCTATACAAAACGAGCACACAAGGAAGGCTATCCAGCTCGCTCCGTCTATAAACTGGAAGAGCTACAACAACATTTCAACCTGGTTAAGAGTGGGGACTCCGTATTGGATGTCGGAGCAGCTCCCGGATCGTGGACATTATATACACACAGAAACCTTATCAAGGGAAAAGGAAGCATCATAGCTGTTGACCTGAATCCCTTGAACCTGAACCCAGTACCTCCAACGGTCACCGCGTATGTGGGTGATGCATTCTCGAAGGATATCAGGGAAATTTTGGTGCAACATGGTCCGTATAATGCAATCATCAGCGATGCAGCTCCTATGACGATGGGAAACAGAAGTGTCGATACAGCGAGGAGTGAGAACCTCGCAGAACAGGTCATCTATCTTGCCAAGGACCATCTGAAGCCCCATGGAAATCTTGTGGTGAAGATCTTTCAGGGTGGAGGACAGGTTGAACTCCTGCAATTGATGAGAACTCTCTTCAATAAAGTAAAACCCTACAAGCCAAAGGCCTGCAGGGATGACTCATTTGAGATTTATCTGGTGGGGTTGGACAGGAAGGATTCCTGA
- a CDS encoding OsmC family protein, giving the protein MGEKKHVRADFVPGHYQFVTDKGSSFEIGPSSAPYDYLLGALSGCLFVTFVELATKMRISWEHISFDVDGEKRDDPPTTLKSLHITVQATGVDNQKKFLKAFETASRYCSIYQTISQVSEMDYSVDFQ; this is encoded by the coding sequence ATGGGTGAGAAGAAACATGTTCGTGCCGACTTTGTACCTGGACACTACCAGTTCGTTACAGACAAGGGTTCCAGCTTTGAAATTGGCCCTTCCAGCGCGCCCTATGATTACCTGTTAGGTGCATTGAGTGGTTGTCTATTTGTTACATTTGTGGAACTTGCTACAAAAATGCGAATCAGCTGGGAACACATCAGCTTTGATGTTGATGGAGAGAAGCGAGACGATCCCCCTACCACGCTTAAATCACTACATATCACGGTACAGGCCACTGGAGTGGACAACCAGAAGAAATTCCTAAAAGCCTTCGAGACAGCTTCCCGGTACTGTTCAATCTACCAGACCATCTCACAGGTTAGTGAGATGGATTACTCAGTGGACTTCCAATAG
- a CDS encoding tetratricopeptide repeat protein produces the protein MDPIKWYYQRRMLNAMVQNKWEEAESFTHKLINHEGPSMGLHYNLALIALGSGDKEKAYDVLVKAVLRYGESLRLCRLLGDIAYLSGKGEEAIHWYTSALDDDPSEKEEYLMRLRLDLLSSEKNYTKALDVCALLPEAEKRMVSNPEDARSLYERIVQDDPSQAEAWNNLGCLALDHFNDKRSAIEFFTRTLELVDHQGAAKNLARARKA, from the coding sequence ATGGATCCGATAAAATGGTATTATCAGCGAAGGATGCTTAATGCAATGGTGCAGAACAAATGGGAGGAGGCTGAAAGCTTCACCCACAAGCTCATAAACCATGAGGGACCCTCCATGGGGTTGCATTATAATCTTGCCCTGATAGCGCTTGGTTCGGGGGACAAGGAAAAGGCCTATGATGTTTTGGTAAAGGCCGTCCTACGCTACGGAGAGAGCTTGCGTCTGTGCCGTTTGCTTGGAGATATCGCCTACCTTTCCGGAAAAGGGGAGGAGGCAATACACTGGTATACATCCGCCTTGGATGATGATCCATCTGAAAAAGAGGAGTACCTGATGAGGCTCCGCTTGGATTTGCTCTCCTCTGAAAAAAACTATACCAAGGCTTTAGATGTATGTGCCCTTCTTCCTGAGGCTGAAAAACGCATGGTCTCTAATCCTGAAGATGCGCGTTCATTATATGAACGTATCGTACAAGATGATCCTTCACAGGCAGAGGCTTGGAACAATCTTGGATGCCTGGCACTCGATCACTTCAATGACAAAAGGTCAGCAATTGAGTTCTTCACCAGAACTTTGGAGTTGGTTGATCATCAAGGAGCAGCCAAGAACCTGGCACGTGCCCGGAAAGCCTGA
- a CDS encoding adenosine deaminase, with amino-acid sequence MVTKEIIKQVPKVELHDHLDGGLRIQTILSLAKAQGITLPTEDPEELHQWFVRGGKQKSLSLYLESFALTTKVMQSSAALHRVAFEAVEDLAAENVCYAEIRFAPILHTEGGLSLEEAVQAVLDGLQQGTRKTGMPTGLILCAMRNQSPSVSKSIAELAVAFADRGVVGFDLAGDEIGYPAKKHLDAFQFIRSKNFNITIHAGEAFGVESIWQAVQLCGAHRIGHGVRLVEDMGIEGTRIEKMGSLAAFILDRRIPMEMCLTSNVGTGAVKDYDSHPFPILFRNKFRVFLCSDNRLMSDTTVTKEMELAVQYYNLTIRDLEKITINAMKSAFIHHDQKLSIIYDVIKQQYAEIRQKYDLQD; translated from the coding sequence ATGGTAACAAAGGAAATCATCAAACAAGTCCCAAAAGTAGAACTCCACGACCACCTTGATGGAGGGTTGAGAATCCAGACCATTCTCAGCCTAGCCAAAGCACAAGGCATCACCCTTCCCACTGAGGACCCTGAAGAACTCCACCAGTGGTTTGTCAGGGGAGGCAAACAAAAAAGCCTCTCCCTGTATCTTGAGTCATTTGCCCTGACCACCAAGGTCATGCAGAGCAGTGCAGCATTGCATCGTGTCGCCTTTGAGGCTGTAGAAGATCTTGCTGCTGAGAATGTGTGCTATGCAGAAATCCGGTTTGCTCCAATCCTTCACACAGAGGGCGGACTGTCCTTGGAAGAAGCGGTACAAGCTGTGCTTGACGGCCTGCAACAGGGAACACGAAAAACGGGAATGCCCACCGGACTGATCCTTTGCGCCATGCGCAACCAATCACCGAGTGTCAGCAAGAGCATTGCAGAACTCGCTGTTGCCTTCGCCGATCGTGGTGTTGTTGGATTCGACCTTGCCGGCGATGAGATCGGGTACCCTGCCAAGAAACATCTTGATGCATTCCAATTCATCAGAAGCAAGAACTTCAATATAACCATCCATGCAGGGGAAGCCTTCGGGGTGGAGTCCATCTGGCAAGCTGTCCAACTGTGTGGCGCTCATCGTATCGGCCATGGCGTGCGCTTGGTGGAGGACATGGGGATCGAAGGAACAAGAATCGAGAAAATGGGTTCTCTTGCAGCCTTCATCCTTGACCGGAGAATACCGATGGAGATGTGTCTTACCAGCAATGTCGGCACAGGGGCTGTGAAGGATTATGACAGTCACCCCTTCCCCATCCTCTTCAGAAACAAGTTCAGGGTATTCCTTTGCAGCGATAACCGCTTGATGAGTGACACCACGGTAACCAAGGAGATGGAACTTGCAGTCCAATACTACAACCTGACCATCCGTGACCTTGAGAAGATCACGATCAATGCGATGAAGTCAGCCTTCATACATCATGACCAGAAACTCTCAATTATCTATGATGTCATCAAGCAACAATATGCAGAGATTCGCCAGAAGTACGATCTTCAGGACTAG
- a CDS encoding DUF6062 family protein: MKIELETIPVWDGVQENCECFICSLMAEAQKDAINFYLGNSVMNPETRVRVNEHGFCPKHWRMLAAANKPQGVALMGDTYLETTRVKAEAAINGLLSASNPRQAKKAVGSFQAVIASREKGCLVCSAMEERLQRYLYTTCYLWGEDPSFREALSQGKGFCLHHFTLLLEIGQKALSSKMYPEFVRAMAQLEVANLDRMAKDVHWMTQKYKSENADKPWHGCEDAHKRTVDKMTGRSRVIDPVL, translated from the coding sequence ATGAAGATTGAGTTGGAGACAATTCCTGTTTGGGATGGCGTGCAGGAAAACTGTGAATGTTTCATCTGCAGCCTTATGGCAGAGGCACAGAAGGATGCAATCAATTTTTATCTGGGCAACTCTGTCATGAACCCAGAGACCAGGGTACGGGTGAATGAGCATGGTTTCTGTCCCAAACACTGGCGTATGCTTGCCGCAGCCAACAAGCCCCAGGGAGTTGCCTTGATGGGGGATACCTACCTTGAAACAACAAGAGTCAAGGCTGAGGCTGCGATCAATGGGCTTCTGTCAGCAAGCAATCCAAGGCAGGCGAAGAAAGCGGTAGGATCTTTTCAGGCGGTAATTGCTTCACGAGAGAAAGGGTGCCTTGTCTGTTCAGCTATGGAAGAGCGACTCCAGCGGTACCTGTACACGACCTGTTATCTTTGGGGCGAGGACCCATCCTTCCGTGAGGCCCTCTCACAAGGGAAAGGGTTCTGTCTTCATCACTTTACCCTCCTGCTGGAGATTGGACAAAAAGCGCTTTCCTCCAAAATGTATCCAGAGTTTGTACGAGCAATGGCTCAACTCGAGGTTGCCAACCTCGATAGGATGGCAAAAGATGTGCATTGGATGACACAGAAGTACAAGTCAGAGAATGCTGATAAGCCTTGGCATGGCTGTGAGGATGCTCATAAACGGACAGTGGATAAAATGACAGGACGCAGCAGGGTTATAGATCCCGTTCTCTGA
- a CDS encoding rhomboid family intramembrane serine protease: MKKSTVLNRRFRDTTYKNVTLKLVIINVLVYLVTSMVYPRLTYYLAMIPSLVLGGYLWQPFTYMFVHGGFSHLLFNMLSLFIFGSMVERRIGSKEFLLFYLLTGLFSGIVSFFSYYLAGTNVILVGASGAIYGVLLMFAVFYPYSVIFVFGLIPIRAPILVILYALIELSSHVFGAGGNVAHLTHLSGLIFGYLYCRIRMRINPLEVFRRTL, translated from the coding sequence ATGAAAAAGAGCACTGTTTTGAACCGGAGATTCCGGGATACTACCTATAAAAATGTTACGCTCAAGTTGGTTATCATCAACGTCTTGGTGTATCTCGTCACCTCGATGGTCTATCCGAGGCTTACCTACTATCTTGCAATGATTCCCTCCTTGGTGTTGGGAGGATATCTCTGGCAACCCTTTACCTACATGTTTGTGCATGGAGGGTTCAGTCATCTGCTATTCAACATGCTGAGTCTCTTCATCTTTGGCTCGATGGTTGAGCGTAGGATAGGAAGCAAGGAATTCCTCCTGTTCTATCTCCTGACTGGTCTGTTCAGTGGAATTGTCAGTTTCTTCAGTTACTATCTAGCCGGGACGAATGTCATTCTTGTGGGTGCCTCGGGAGCTATCTATGGAGTGCTCTTGATGTTCGCAGTCTTCTATCCTTACTCGGTAATCTTCGTCTTTGGTCTCATTCCCATCAGAGCCCCGATCCTGGTCATCTTGTATGCTCTCATTGAACTTTCCAGCCATGTATTTGGAGCTGGGGGAAATGTGGCGCACCTTACCCACCTCAGTGGTTTGATATTCGGGTACCTGTACTGCAGGATCCGAATGAGGATCAATCCTTTGGAGGTATTCAGGCGAACACTCTAG